A genomic stretch from Vicia villosa cultivar HV-30 ecotype Madison, WI unplaced genomic scaffold, Vvil1.0 ctg.002954F_1_1, whole genome shotgun sequence includes:
- the LOC131640132 gene encoding uncharacterized protein LOC131640132 yields the protein MLRVMQIYQNTPPPPFIYPNSNQKQAKAKICANTLPRLHQGSNHIAIQHSKAHKSLNLNMSDNQPARIRQGRETQTASAREGMGGAKGRKGSSTSCSRGVKEVKEKKKVLTGSASRPLGVHGSDVQAQSSGVRVMINADGSETEWDEDWYNYLHSEEFARRAE from the exons atgctgcgcgttatgcagatttatcaaaacactccccctcccccattcatttaccctaactcaaatcaaaaacaagcaaaggcgaaaatttgtgcaaacacacttccaaggctgcatcaaggctccaatcacattgctatacaacattcaaaagcccacaaatcactcaattt gaacatgtcagacaaccaaccagcacgcatcagacagggtagggagacccagactgcgtcggctagagagg gaatgggtggcgctaagggaagaaagggttcttcaacctcgtgctctcgcggagtgaaggaggtgaaggagaagaagaaggttttgactggttctgcttctcgtcccctgggggtccatggctcggacgtgcaggctcagtcttcaggcgtgagagtcatgatcaacgctgatggttctgagaccgagtgggatgaggattggtataattatcttcattcggaggagttcgctcgtcgggcagaataa